The nucleotide window CTCAAATATTTGTTCAACATCATCAATTTGCAGATGCTCCGAAAGAAAATGGTGAAAAGTGCCCGGGAATGCATTAGGATGAACAAGACCAATTCTGAAATATACGGAGAGATGCATGATGTTCTCAGACGAATGGATGCTGAGCCTACTGTAAGTATTATTGTTCTCAAATAtacttattttgtatgaaattaATAGTTtcaaattattacatgatttgTACATTTGATAAAATTGACATCTAAcgattttaattatcaatttcataTAAAGATAATTTTACGCGAACTTCTAAAGGTTTTTGAATATAATGAATTTGGCACAGGCTAGAGAGTTGCAGAATTTGAGAGAAGCTGTAATGAACCCTGACAACAAGGATGGAACTTCTAAAGGTTTTGATCCTGAGAAACACATAGATGAGCACCTACCAGTGAGGGTTAAAGAGCAAAGAGTGTCCAACTTATTGCAGTCCGTTCTGATCGGCCTATCCGTTTTAGCAATCTCTGTTATCAAAAGGATACCTACCTCCGTTTTATGGGGATATTTCGCTTACATGGCAATCGATAGTTTACCCGGCAATCAATTCTGGGAAAGGATACTACTTCTCTTTGTCACTAAGAGCCGCCGTACCAGGCAAGTATATAATTTGTTACAATTTGGATCGAATCAGATCAGATAAGTTCATTCATACACTTTTTCATAAACAATGCTACACATCCAAGTCTTTTTGTTAATCAAGTTCAACGAAATTGGTCtaacataacaaaaatcagttatAACTACGACTGGTTGGACTTAGTTTATAAATAGACTTGGATGTGTAGCgttatttcttttttgtaaACTCTTTTGCTAATGGTTGTTTTTTATGAGCAGAATTTTGGAAGGTTCTCATGCCTCATATGTGGAGACAGTACCATATAAAACGATAGTTACTTTTACAGCCTTGCAAATATTATACTTTGGAATCTGTTTTGGGTTGACATGGGTGCCAGTAGGTGGAATCTTGTTTCCACTACCATTCTTCCTTCTCATTGTTATTAGGGAACGCTTGCTTCCCAAAATGTTCAACCCGGATCATCTCAAAGAACTTGATTCCTCTGAATATGAGGAGGTTGAGGGTGCTCCGCAACTGGTAGGATCTATTGTCCTTCTTTTGctcaataaattattatctcGTTTGTTCAGATGATAACATGtataaaatttgtttgtttgtttcttttcttgcaACATAAGGAACCTGACACCGAGGACAGCGGAGAAGAAGATGAGTTCTGTGATGCAGAGCTATTGGATGAGATGACAACACACAGGGGAGAGTTGAAACATAGAAACGTGAGCTTCGATAGAGGCCAACGCACCTCCGTTGATCATGTTTGAATCTGATGAATTTTTTCCTGCATTTTCTAAGATGCAGATAACATGATAAACATACCAGCAGGTAGAATAAGAAGGTGATCTTTTGTGGAACAAGAAAGTATTTAATCTTGAAATGCATTCAAAAAGAATGCAtatcaaaatgtttcaaataaacTTTCCCTTAATTAGTTAGATTTGGAAAAGGGAGGAATAAAATTCCAATGGGTCAGATGGGATGTAGGGGAAACTGAAATGTATtatggaagaaaaagagaagatatAAGAATCACTTTGAAGTTATTCTTTTATGTATTTATCCTTTTTTGGTTTACAAAAgttattcttttattgtttaTCAGATGTATTAACACTTTTTTCTCTTATATAATACAGAgtttgttttatttctttttttctctttcgaAATATATTTCcaagtatatttttttctcttgggACAATATTGTAATgagaaatattatttattaggataaattgtttaaaaagcactCGAAAGTTTCCGCTGTTAATACAAATAATCCTTAAAGATACGAATGACAATAAgactttaaataatttaaaaatgcgacaaaaataattaataaatattatatttttataagtgacaaaaaattgttatatttaataaataaattgtacATTTGATCTGAATTTATGTGAAGacatttgaataattatttaaaaggtataaaaaaataagaataaattttgatctctataatattttttattttttaaaaaaatttatcatttacaataatttttttgaaaatatcactTAACATAagttatcaaattttaaaaatatatttttttatctttttagtaATGTTCACAAAAGATCACATGATAAcctgaattttaaatttttttagaatatatttaatatctaatcATTTAAGATcgtatttttaagatttttaaaaatttattttttaaaaagccTATCCAAACAAATCttatatatcaaataaaaatCCAAAGTGTGTGTATGTGTGCCACGCTCTATCTTCTTCTACGTTATTGATATTCCATCACATTGAACAAACAAAGACCCAAACCCTAACCTTAATTGTCCAACGGGAATGAGGCAGGATGAATCTGATGAATGCGATCTTCCGGAAGACCTGATTTGGGAAATCTTGCTATGGCTTCCAGGGAGGCTCCTCCTGCTCCTGAGGACCGTCTGCCGTGCATGGAATTCCTTCATCTCCAGCCATGAATTCGTCATGCACCACCATCAACGCTCAACTCAACCTCGATTAGTGTATTGTAGTTTGGAATCTGAGGGGCTTGACGTCATGCAGTGCTCTGTATCATCTCTTCTTTATAATCAGCTTCAACCAACTAGAATCGAGCCACTTCATATTAAATACAAAAGCATTCAGGGATCTTGCAACGGGTTGCTTTGCTTGTGTGAAGGTCTTCCCTATAAAACTCTAACGTTGTTCAATCCTTGTACCCGTTGGGTATCCCTAATCGTTCCATTCGAGTACCCCAACGGCGATGATCGACACCCTGTATTTTGTGGCTTAGGGTATGATGCCCTACGTAACAAGTATAAGTTTGTTACGTGTTCTAAGACATCTATTACTGTCGGTGGATTGGGAAGTAGAGCTATAGTTTGCACCTTGGATGCAAATCCTTCTTGGAAAACGGTTGATCATCCCATGTTTCCATATTTTACATGGTGTCATAGCGGAACATTCGTGAGCGGCACTCTCAATTGGATAGCGCATGATCCTAGTAAGAATGGGGAGGATGATGATCCATTTAGACTACTATTGGAGTATTTCATTCTTACCTTTCAGTTGGAAACGGAGTCCTTTGGTCGATTACGCCTACCTAGAAACAATCACACTCACCCAGGCTTCTTTGGTCGATTACGCCTGCCTAGAAACAATCACACTCTCCCAGGCTTCTATGAGGACGTCCCTTCTTTGCATGTTCTCAAGAACTTTCTTTCTATATGTTTTCATCCTGCCTATGATAACACAGCTGCTTACACTATTTGGATAATGAAGGAGTATGGAGTTGAAAAATCTTGGACTCTATTGTTAAGAATCCCATTCAATGGTAGAATAATCACGCCGCCGCCGCCGGGTAACTGGCTAGAACCCTTGTACATGTCAGAAGATTATATTCTTTTGGCATACGGAGAATTTTATCGGGGCAAATTGCTTGTGTATAATTTTCGTAGAAGAGAAGTAGTTCATCCTATGATTGATATTTCAAGTGACAGTTTGTCGATTTATCCCTTGTCTAAGTTTTCATATGGAAAGTTTTTTCATGTTTACCATGAAAGTTTGGTTTCATGTTTCCCCTAAGATTAATTTCTGGGATtccatattatatatttattctttGTCTAAGTTTTCATGTGGAAAGTTTTTTCATGTTTACCAAGAAAGTTTTGTTTCATGTGTCCCCTAAGATTAATTTATGTGATTccatattatatatgtatttttggaCTCCATAACTTGCAGttctaattattaaataaaataatttaatttgtgtatgCTTTTTTAACCCTATGATTGTTGTTCCTCCTTGCAAATTCACAGTATTCATGTTATGTTAAAAGTGGACAAATTAAGGCATGTATTGATAATAGttttattaaaaagatttttaaaaccATACCACCTGCCAACGATAAAATAAGTGGGTTTTAATAAGTATAGATGTGTTtgataaaatcaaattataactATAATTGTGTttggtgaaaaaaatttaaaattaaaaaaaattataatagacataaatataaaaataaaattttgacattaattaatataaaagtttatattatatttttttaattttgataagtataagataattttaaaaggtTTTATCTTAAGTATTTTTAAGATTATAGAAAGCTTAGAGAAAGGAAGTTAAATTCATGGCCTTCTTTTACTTTAATGAAATAAGTCTTTACTTACaaacttttaattaaaatttgtttgaacTGTGTAACgaaaattttatgaaataatttcattttgtctcataaatatcagaaaacagaacttaaagtattacatacaccaatttcataGAATTCACACAATTC belongs to Arachis duranensis cultivar V14167 chromosome 8, aradu.V14167.gnm2.J7QH, whole genome shotgun sequence and includes:
- the LOC107463135 gene encoding F-box/kelch-repeat protein At3g23880-like, which codes for MRQDESDECDLPEDLIWEILLWLPGRLLLLLRTVCRAWNSFISSHEFVMHHHQRSTQPRLVYCSLESEGLDVMQCSVSSLLYNQLQPTRIEPLHIKYKSIQGSCNGLLCLCEGLPYKTLTLFNPCTRWVSLIVPFEYPNGDDRHPVFCGLGYDALRNKYKFVTCSKTSITVGGLGSRAIVCTLDANPSWKTVDHPMFPYFTWCHSGTFVSGTLNWIAHDPSKNGEDDDPFRLLLEYFILTFQLETESFGRLRLPRNNHTHPGFFGRLRLPRNNHTLPGFYEDVPSLHVLKNFLSICFHPAYDNTAAYTIWIMKEYGVEKSWTLLLRIPFNGRIITPPPPGNWLEPLYMSEDYILLAYGEFYRGKLLVYNFRRREVVHPMIDISSDSLSIYPLSKFSYGKFFHVYHESLVSCFP
- the LOC107463134 gene encoding probable boron transporter 7, which produces MYSYLYKFSISLPAIGKELFLPWAGWVCVWSALFLILLAIFNACSVITRFTRVAGELFGMLITVLFFQEAVKGVVEEFREPKSEHGEKAEFYWQYINGLFAVIFAFGVLLTSMQTRKARSWLYGTGWMRSLLADYGIPLMVVLWTAVSYAKPRGVPKDVPRRLDSPLPWEPQSLYHWTIVKDMGKVPIPYIFAGIIPAVMIAGLYFFDHNVASQMAQQHEYNLQKPSSYHYDMLLLGIMTLICGLLGVPPSNGVLPQSPMHTKSLAVLKRQMLRKKMVKSARECIRMNKTNSEIYGEMHDVLRRMDAEPTARELQNLREAVMNPDNKDGTSKGFDPEKHIDEHLPVRVKEQRVSNLLQSVLIGLSVLAISVIKRIPTSVLWGYFAYMAIDSLPGNQFWERILLLFVTKSRRTRILEGSHASYVETVPYKTIVTFTALQILYFGICFGLTWVPVGGILFPLPFFLLIVIRERLLPKMFNPDHLKELDSSEYEEVEGAPQLEPDTEDSGEEDEFCDAELLDEMTTHRGELKHRNVSFDRGQRTSVDHV